The genomic DNA CCCTGGTCTCATCCTTTCCTCATCTCTCGACCTCcccgtctctatctctgtctcactctctctgcctccccacctccctccctctctctttcactttctctctttccctccctctcttccatTCGCAGTCTCTTTCTGCCTCACCCTCTCCCTGTCactgtctttgtttttctctcacaCACGCTTCCCTCTCTCTTTGTGGCAGACAGTGGCTTTGACCCTGAGCTCCTGGTGCAGGTGAAGGAGCTGGaggtgcagggtgtgtgtgcggCGGAGTCCGGGGACGTCCGCTCCGCGGTGGAGTGCTTCAGCCACGCCATTCGCCTGCTGCCTCACCGAGCCTCGGCTTACAACAACCGTGCACAGAGCCGGAGGCTGCAGGGAGACACCGCAGGTACCCCCCACatgcacacgcatgcacacacacacacacgcacacactcatgTGTGTGGATTACTCAATTTTCATCTTTTAAAGCAATTAATTTAACCCTTTGTGTATCTTTTATTAACCCTGCCTCTTCACCTACTGTTCTCTACCTCTTCTCTTTTCCTCTTGTGCCACTGACTGCACCCCGTCCCCCTGCCCtcttccctctccccctctgcctGTCCCTGTATCAGGAGCACTGGAGGACCTGGAGCGAGCCATCTCTCTGAGCGGGGCGGCTGGGCAGTCTGGCTGCCAGGCCCTGGTGCAGCGTGGGCTGCTGCTGCGGCTGTCTGGGCAAGACGAGGAGGCGCGGCATGACTTTGCAC from Amia ocellicauda isolate fAmiCal2 chromosome 1, fAmiCal2.hap1, whole genome shotgun sequence includes the following:
- the ttc36 gene encoding tetratricopeptide repeat protein 36 is translated as MSTFNDEAVLQSIFSPVAPVGDVPGCTADAPQDDDSGFDPELLVQVKELEVQGVCAAESGDVRSAVECFSHAIRLLPHRASAYNNRAQSRRLQGDTAGALEDLERAISLSGAAGQSGCQALVQRGLLLRLSGQDEEARHDFARAAELGSAFARHQAALLNPYAALCNRMLAQVIHKLRNPDVPSQQEL